The proteins below are encoded in one region of Apium graveolens cultivar Ventura chromosome 4, ASM990537v1, whole genome shotgun sequence:
- the LOC141720630 gene encoding adenylate kinase-like, with translation MAATMNRIFRPTSSSPSLFNQLIKIRPLSTTATITTSSSHPRTDPKPRNVQWVFLGCPGVGKGTYASRLCSLLGVPHIATGDLVREELASTGPLSTQLAEIVNQGKLVSDEIIISLLSKRLEAGESKGESGFILDGFPRTIRQAEILEEVTDIDLVVNLKLREDVLLEKCLGRRICNQCGKGFNVASINAEEKNGLPAMSMAPLLPPPNCASKLITRSDDTELVVKERLRVYNEKSQPVEDFYRSRGKLMEFDLPGGIPESWPKLLDALNLDDQEHKQSAAA, from the exons ATGGCGGCCACAATGAATCGCATATTCAGACCCACTTCATCATCTCCATCTTTATTCAATCAGTTAATAAAGATTCGACCTTTATCAACTACAGCTACAATAACAACATCATCATCACACCCTCGTACAGATCCTAAGCCAAGAAATGTCCAGTGGGTTTTCCTAGGTTGTCCTGGTGTCGGAAAAGGAACTTACGCTAGTCGTCTTTGTTCTCTTCTGGGTGTTCCTCATATTGCCACTGGCGATCTTGTTCGCGAAGAACTCGCTTCTACTGGGCCCCTCTCTACCCAG CTTGCAGAGATTGTAAATCAAGGTAAACTGGTTTCAGATGAGATTATAATAAGCTTGCTGTCGAAGAGACTTGAGGCTGGTGAATCCAAAGGTGAATCAGGATTTATTCTCGACGGTTTCCCTCGTACAATAAGACAAGCG GAAATACTTGAAGAGGTGACAGACATTGACTTGGTTGTTAATCTCAAGCTCCGAGAAGATGTCTTGCTTGAGAAATGCCTTGGCCGAAGGATCTGCAACCAGTGTGGGAAAGGTTTTAATGTGGCATCCATTAATGCCGAGGAAAAGAATGGTCTTCCTGCAATGAGTATGGCCCCACTTCTTCCACCTCCAAACTGTGCTTCCAAGCTCATTACGAGGTCTGACGATACTGAGCTGGTGGTTAAAGAACGGCTCCGTGTGTACAATGAAAAG AGTCAGCCTGTGGAAGATTTCTATCGGAGTCGAGGAAAATTGATGGAGTTTGACTTGCCTGGAGGGATCCCTGAATCCTGGCCGAAGCTACTGGATGCTCTTAACCTTGATGATCAAGAGCACAAGCAGTCTGCAGCTGCATAG